The sequence below is a genomic window from Selenomonas ruminantium subsp. lactilytica TAM6421.
TCTTCTATGAGATAGGGCGGAACGCCCTTTTCGTTCTTGTCATCACCATCTTTCTGTACTTCCCAAGGTTTAGGTCTGTTCTTAACTTCTTCGATGTCAGCAAGTAGCTGCTTGAAGCTCTCAGAGCGTTCACCGCCTTTTTTTCGTTGAGTTACTGCCTCATTATCCTCTTTGAGAGGGTAGAACGACAACCACCCGCGCATTATGGCCTCATTGATAATCTTGACCTGCTTTGTATTGTCATCAGGTGCAAGCTCCTGCAGCTTATTTAGTAGCAGCTTTTCCTGTCTTGCCGTCTTTATGGGGCTTTTACCCCCCTTCCTCACTTTGGCATACTCCACAAGAGCCTCTTTTACTTCTCCATCAGGAAGAGAAGAGAAAGGAATCCAGGAAGGGGCTTTTTTGCCCCGCCTCTTTTTTGTTTCTTCTCTTGTATCTTCTCTTGTTTCTTTTTCTTTTCTTTGTGTATCATTTTGATACTGGTGCGGTATCGGATTGATACTGGTGCGGTAACTTTCTGATACTGGTGCGGTATCATTTTGATACTGGTAACAATTTGATACTGGTATCATTTTGTTACTGGTTTTTAGTTTCCAGCCTTTACCACTTGAGACTACCTTTGTTATATATCCATTTTTTTCTAAAGCAGCTACTTCGCGTTTTATTGTGATGGTTGACACTCCCAAAATATCTGCCATGTTTGCGGCACTTTCAGTACAAGCCCCATAACTCCCCTGTTCTCGAAAGGAGATAAGGCCGTATATCATTTTACTAATAGGCGTTAGTTCTCTTTGGGGCAATACCACCGCCGGAATAAACAGCCCTTTAACATCCATAAATTTCCTACCTTCCCAGGGAAGAACCACCGCGTAAATTCATACTACTTGTTTAACCTCTCCTTTTTCCTTCACTTCCAAGGCTAAGCCGTGCTCCTGCCCCCATATTTTTACTAGGCTATTCCATACGTTTTGTGCTAAAATAAAATCGGAATTGCTACCGTGCAAAGTTTCAATTCCTGCCCCTGCTGGTGCTGCTACACCTGTAGGGGCTTTTTTTGTTGCCATAAAATCAACCTCCTTAGATCTGAAAACGAAAAATTACGTTCTCAAAATCCAAAATTGGATTTTCAAAACTTCTTGTGGTTACGTCAGGCCATATCTTTCTTGCGTTTACCCGCCGCCGCGCCGTTGTAGCATGGGCTTTTATTGCCCGGTCAATCCTCGTCAATGACTATGGAAGTCAAGGGAACGCCCAAGGCTTTGGCAAGGCCGCCTATCTTATCAAGGCGTGGGCGTGTTCCGTGGTTTAACCATAGGTTGAGCGTTGGCGTGGCGACTCCCGACTTTTCAGCCAAGGCGCGAATCGTCAGCCCTTCCATGGCCATCATGAATTTTACCTTCTTGACGTTTAGATCCATTATCTCACCTCCTAAAATGTGAGTTTCTCAAATCCTCACACCTATATAATAAGCAAAACTCAAATACTTGTCAATAAAGAAATAAGAGTTTTTCATGTTTTTGCTTGTATTTTATTTGAGTTTATCATATTATATATATTGAAGGAGTGTATATAATATGAGCTTTCAGAATAACCTAAGGCAATATAGGGAAAAACTAGGCATAACAGCAAAAGACTTCGCCGCCCAGCTAGGCATTAATTACGGAACTTATGCAGGATATGAAACTCAAGGACGTGAACCCAAATACAACGTGCTATGTAAAATAGCTGCCGCACTCAATGTGTCCATAGATGACCTAATCGGCCATACAGAGCATGATTTTGAATATTGGCAAGGCTTTCTTATGCGCTTAGGGCTAATTATTGCGCCGCTTGAGAGTGGTAAGATTGCTATTCTAAGCAGAGAGCCAAAAGACGAAAATGACACCGGCACAGTATTAGGTTCTTTTCCTCCAGGGGAGTTTTTGGCCATGATGGAGAAAATCGCGCCAACGGCAGAGAGAAAAGCCCGCGATACCGTGCGCAACAATGTTGAAATAGCTATACAGCAGGCTTTCCATGAACAAATAATGAATGACGAAATACAGCGTATTGCAAAAAGTATTAAAACAAAGAACTAACGACTGTCCCCAAAATTGGGGACATCTCCCCTTCCTGTGGTTACGTCAGGCCATATAGTAACGAGAGGAAGGAAACACCATGAAAAGAGCAGCACTTTATATTAGAGTGTCCACAGAAGAACAGGCGCGCCACGGCTTCAGCCTGGAAGAACAGAGGCACACGCTGGAAGAATACGCCACCAAACACGGCTATACAGTAGTTGATACCTATGCAGACGAAGGAGTCACCGCCCGCAAGGGACTAAAAAACCGCCGCGAACTGCAGCGGCTTCTTGCTGACGTCCGGGCGGGGTTGATTAACTGTATTCTGTTTATCAAGCTGGATAGATGGTTTCGGAATATCCGGGACTACTACGCCGTGCAGGACATACTAGACAAATACCATGTCGATTGGATCGCAACGCAGGAGGACTACAACACGACCACAAGCAACGGCCGCCTTATGCTGAATCTCAAGCTATCCATTGCTCAGAATGAGAGCGACCAAATCGGCGAACGTATCCGCTTTATCTATGCTGGTAAGCTCCGCCGCCATGAAGTAGTGGCCGGACATTTGCCCATAGGCTACAAGATAGAGAACCACAAATATGTTATTGATGAACCGCAGGCGGCTATTGTCCGGGATGTATTCCGGCAGTATCTCTTTTATCAATCAATATCCGAAGTGCAACGCCATATCAACAATACCTATAATGAACGCCTGAACCGCAACAGAATAGCGGGTATCTTGAAGAACGAGCGTTATATAGGCGTATGGTGGGGGATCGAAAACTACGCCCCGGCCATCATTGACCATATGACCTTTGACAATACCCAAAAGATACTCGCCATAGGCAGGCGTGGCGCAACGCCCAGGGTTGCGGTTGTCCCCTATCTTTTTTCCGGGCTTCTCTTTTGTCCGTCCTGTGATAATAGGTTATATGGCTTCAAGGCAGGCGGCATTAAAGGCAATAGCGTAAAATATTATAGCTGCCGCAAGCATTTTAACGCCGCCTACCTTTGCAACTTCAAATATTCTATTCCCGAACCTACCGTAGAGGCTTACCTTGTGGACAATATCGAACCACGAGTAGAAAAATATAGGCAAGAGCTGGAAGTCATACAGGCCAGCAACAATAAAAAGCAGGACATAGACAAGCGCATAGCCGCCGCCCGCGCCCGGCTGAACCGCCTCAAGGATTTATATGTTTCGGGCTTTATCGACCGGGACACATACGAGAAGGACTACCAAACCTACAACAACGAACTATTGCGCGCCCAAAAAGAAAAGAGAACCCTTGACGGGCAGCGCCTTTCCCCCCAGCTGACAAACATATTGGCCAAAGGATTTTCCACACTCTACAATGAGCTGTCCCTGGAAGGGAAAAAGACCTTTTGGAAGTCTATTATCCATAAGTTGAAAATTACTCACTGCAAGCCGATATATCCAAACCGCAAAAAATCCCCGGTCACGCTGGAACTTCAGATCATATTTCTATAGCCGCATTTCCTGAATGTGAGCATAAGAAAAGCACCCTGCAGCTTTGCAAAGTGCTTTGTAAATTCTATATACTTACCTTCTAGGAAAATTTTATTCCCGCAGGCAGCTTACCTATCAACTTATCCTTGCTTTTGGGCTTTACTCTTGACAGATAATAACCATGCAAGCAATCATTACACCAAATAGCTCCATAGCAGTCATTGCCATTGTTGTCCAACGCTACATACCCATAGTCTAAATTATGGCTTTTGCACTTTGGGCAGGTGCCTTTGCCTTCCAGCATATCAGCATGAGCATATGCCCATTTCAATGATTTCAGCATCTTCACCGCCTCCGTTTCTTCGGTGTATACTTCGCCAACGATCCCCTGAACCCCCTGCTTCCTCTCCCATAAAACAAAGGAAGCAGGGGTATTTTTTTTAATGTCCATTGGGCAATGATACCTTGTCCAAAATCCCCAGCAAAGCCGCAATGGCCAGACCATAGTTCGTCATGGGCACCTGCTGTTCCTGACACTGCTGCACACGGTTCAGCACATACTTGCGATTGAACATGCAGGCACCACAATGGATCACCATATCATACCCCGTTACATCCAGAGGAAAATCCTTGCCGGACACAATATCAATCGCCAAATCGGCTCCCAGTTGACTCCGCAGGAGCCGCGGCAGTTTCACCCGGCCAATATCCTCCTGCAATGGCTTATGGGTGCAAGCCTCGGCAATCAGGATACGGGAATCGGACTGCAGCTTCAGCAGTCTCTCAGCACCTTGCAGGAAACAGGCAATATCCCCCTTAAAAGCAGCAAAGAGCACGGAAAAGGAGGTCAGCAAGGTCTGCGACGGCTTCAATGGATATACCTTCCTGAATGCCTGCGAGTCCGTGATAATAAGCTTGGGCGGCTCCGTCAGCTTAGCCAAAGTATCTGCCAACCTGTCCGTCGTACAGCAAAGAGCCTGACACCCCTTGTCCAGCAGTTCCCGCAAGGTCTGCACCTGTGGCAGGATCAGCCGGCCCTTAGGAGCCTGGATATCCTGGGGCATGACCAGCACCACCAAATCCCCGGCTGCACATAAATCACCCGTGATTGAGGGCTGTTCAAAATCCTCCGGCAAGGATCGGATCAGCTCCTGCCGCAATTTCTCCACTCCCTGCCTATCTGCAGCATTCAACAGTAAAGGCGCACTGCCGGCTGCCTTGGCCACTGCCTCCGCCAGAGCGCATCCTCCGTCAGCCAGTTCATCCGTCCGGCTGACCAGCAAGATCACCGGCGTCTTCTGCCGGTGGAAGAAGGCCAACCACTTCAACTCCTCCGCCATATCCAATCCACTGAATAACAGCAAAGCAATATCCGTTTCCCGGGCAGCCTGTTCCGTCTTCTCTACCCGCAGCCTCCCCAGCAGCCCTTCATCATCGAATCCCGCCGTGTCAATAAACATCACCGGCCCGACTCCATGCAGTTCCATGGCCTTATACACCGGATCCGTCGTCGTCCCCGGCACCTCCGACACCGTAGCCACATGCTGTCCCGTCAGCGCATTGATCAAAGAAGACTTCCCCGCGTTACGCCGCCCGAACAAGCCAATATGCAAACGATTACCGCGAGTTGTATCATTTAGACTCATACGTCATGCCCCCATTCATTAATCAGTATAGCACATCAGGCAGAAAATATGATACACTGATAGCAAGCAAACACAAAGGAGCGACTATCCATGAGCAATTACGCAAACTTCCAGGTAGGGGAAAAATTCCCCCTGCCCATAAAAAATCAGCAGGACGGCGGCCTGTTCCAGATTGACGCCAACGGCTGCATATTCATCCTGCAGCTGTCCCGCCATGACATCATTGCCGCCGAAGCCTTCCGCACAGGCAAAATGGAGCTGGCCCTCTATGAGCAGGACGGCCTGCTCTTCTTCCTCTACCAGATTGACGGCATCTTCAAGGAAGGCTGGGGCGATGCCCCCTTCTCCCTCGCCGCTTTAAAACCGGAACTTCTGCCAACAAAAAAAAGCCTGGCCGACCACACCCTGCACCTCTACCTCGTAGACACTACCCTGCAGGTTCTGCTGGCCCAGCGCGATGTAGCCATCCCCGCTGATTTCATGGCCATCCTGCAAAAACATGTAGCGGCACAAAAAGCCGCCCCCATGGACACTGCAGCCTTTGCTCTGGCCGTCCAGACCATATGGGCACAAAAAAGCCCCGCGCAGATGCGCGAGGCCGCCAGTGCGGTAATCGAAGTTCCCTTGGATATCCCTCTGCCGCCCTCCAAGCAGAACCTCAACTAACCGATTATCCAGATAAAAAATAATGGGCACTTCCCGCCTGAGCAAGGAGTGCCCTTTTTCCATATTTCCATCATGCGACCCCAGCAGTCACACCATCAATTCCACGGCTATCGAGCCATTCAGCTACTACCTGGCGTTCAGCAGACTTGCGGCCCATCTGAACAAGGTCGACCATGTCCTGTCCACCTGCATAAGCTTTGAAGTCACTGTGACCCATGAGCTTTGCGGCTTTGGTGAACTGTTTGACGCGGACAGGGATAAAAACTTCTTCCATCCATTGCGAACAAATTTGTACTTTCATGATCTATCTCTCCTTGTATCAAAAACTCATGACTATAAACTGGCTTACGATGGACTAACCATCCACGGCATCCGCTGCCAGCCGTCACTGCAAGTACACTCCCCTGTACTTTGCTTCCAGAGGTTTTTCTTACAAGGTATATCGATAGTTTTTGAAAATACTTAAGGGTTTTCTGATGAAAATATGGAAAAATTTTCAGATACTTTTCAGTTTCTGCGTCTAAGCTTCATTTACTGATACACCTTTATTCTACTCCTGCCGCCGCCTCTTGTCAATATGTTTGTAAAATATTTTATTATCTGAAAGTTATTGTAATGAAAAAAGAGCCCGAAGGCTCTTCTCTCATCACTCCAGAGGCACAACTTCACGCTGGCGCTGGGTAAAGCGTATCGTTTCCGTATAGCCATAAGAACGGGCATAATTAACGGCCTCATCGTGATAAGCCCCGCAATCCTCGGGTTTATGCGCATCCGAAGTAATGATGACCGGCAGCCCTTCCCGAGAAGCTACCCCCATAAATTTATAGTAAGGCGTGATTTCCGCAATGGGGTAACGATAGAACGTCCCCGTATTGATATCCACCACCATATTGGCCTTCTTGAGTGCTGCCACGGCACGAATCAGATAGGGTGTTGCATCGAATTCAGGAATATAATGGAACAGCCGGATATTGTATGGATGCCCCAACACATCATAGAGTCCCGAAGCCGCTAGTTTTTCGATTTCCTGGGTGTATTCCTCATACACATCATTGAGATCTTCCTTGTCCCACTGGGCCATGATCTCTGCCGAGTCATAAGCCCAGCCATTGAGGAAATGCACAGAACCGATCACATAGTCAAACTTGTAGTCTTTCAGGATATCCCGCACAGCATCCTGATTTTGGAAATTACAGACTTCAATGCCTGTCTTGACCTTGTGCTTTTTCTTCAGCTTGGCCATAAAGGCAAAATATTCATCCAACGTATATTTGAACTTATTGGTCTTGAGCCATTTTTTCTGGAACTCACCGATAAAACTATCATCCAGAATCAGGTCATCATAATAAAGTTGTTCAAATTCCGGGAAGGTATGGGAATGCTCGGAAATGCCGATTTCATCCAGCCCCAGCAGCTCCGCCTGATGGAAAAAGCCTTCCACCCAATCTTCGTCATAGGAGCCCTTCTCAAAATGCATATGGTAATCTGCTCGCATAACTGCCTCCCCCCTTAGCCGCACAGGCCGTCATCAATCAGTTTCTGGATGCCCTGCAGAACGCCATACTCCTTGTTGCTGGCCGTAGTGAATCTGGCCAGTTCCTTAATCTTCGGATGGGCGTTCTCCATGGCAAAGCTATAATAAACAGAACTCATCATCTCGGCATCATTCATGTAATCGCCAAAGGCTGCACATTCCATGGGTGTGATATGCAGCTTCTTCTGCACCTGCTGGATGGCAATGCCCTTGTTGATGTCAAAGCGCATCATATCCACCCAGTAATCACTGGAAGTCGCCACCTGGAAGGGACCACGATATTTTTTCAGGTAAGGATAGATACGTTCCCCGGCCCGGCCACGCTCGTCAAAGAAGGCCGCCTTGATCATCTCATCGTCGATTTCCTCAAAGCTATCCACCACCTGGGTACGGGTATAATACTTCTGCAATTCTGCCCGCAAGGCCTCCGTCATCTTTGGACGCAGCACATAGGCATCTTTCTTGCCACAGAACACCTCATAAACTCCCGGAATATCCTTGGTTGCCGTCAGTGCCTTAATGCCCAGATTCCGACGCATGACGCAGGAAAAGACCTCTTTCCCCTGATACTGCACCATGGTGCCGTTTTCCGCCAGGAACAGGAACTCATTCTCATAGCCCTTAAAGGTTTCCAACAGAGAATAATACTGCCGCCCGGAACAAGGCGCAAAAAGTACGCCGCGTTCCCGCAGCTGACGGATCATATCCTCAAAGCCCTTCGGCAACTGGCCATTCTCGTCCAGCAATGTACCATCCATATCCGACATAATGAGTTTAATCATGCCAAGACTCCTCTCATAGGAATTATTCATCTTGGCTTCTATTGTATCATGAAATCAGGGACTAAAAAATACTTTGTTACAGATTGGATGAAGACGCGACAAAATCATTGACGCTGTTGTATTTTTCTGATAATATCAAAATAGAGGTATTGTACTTTTCCGAAAGGAGGAGGATCAACATGGATGTGAAGAATCTGGACGTAATGTTGCCGCATCGGCACGAAGCAGATCTGAAGAGCCAACAGAACAGGCTGCGCAGCATCATCAACGCCGTCAAAACCGGAAATGAAGATGCCAAAGGACTGCCGCCGTTACACACATTATTATCCAAACTGGATGCCCTGCAGGGTTCACAGGAACTGGAATCCTTCAAACGACAGACCTCCCCCGCTTTTGATGTGGATATCAGACATGGGGAAGAGTTACTGCCTTTCGCTCAGGACGCATACATTTTGGATTTGGGACACTCTGCTTAAGTTTACCCCCTTCCCTTTACCGGGAAGGGGATTTTTGTTGTAATTTTTTCTCACCGCCCCTATAGCAAAAGTTATATATTTGCGCTATAATAGTTTACATATTTATATAGAATTTTTACTTGACGCGTCAATAGGAGGAACGCTATGAGCAAAAAATATTTCCCTTTGTCCACTGAGAGATTACACGAAGTGATCAAGAAATTTCCTACCCCTTTCCATATATACGAAGAAAAAGCCATCCGCGAAAACATCCGTGCCCTGCAGGCTGCCTTTGCTTGGGCACCGGCTTTTCATGAGCAGTTCGCCGTCAAGGCCCTGCCCAATCCCCGCATCGTGCAGATCCTCCATGAGGAAGGCGCCGGCACCGACTGCAGCAGCCTGGCAGAGCTTCTGATTTCCGAAGCCGCCGGACTCAAGGGCGAAGAAATCCTGCTGACCTCCAACGACACCCCTGCTGATGAATTCCAGAAGGCCGTGGAGCTTGGGGCCATCATCAATCTGGATGACATCACCCATCTGGACTATCTGGAAGAACATGCCGGCCTGCCGCAGGTCCTCTGCTTCCGCTACAACCCCGGCGATGCCGTGGAGGGCAACGATATCATTGGCCAGCCCACGGAGGCCAAGTATGGCCTGACCCATGACCAGATGCTCGAAGGCTACCGTCGCGCCAAAGAAAAAGGCGTGAAGCGCTTCGGCCTGCATACCATGGTGGCTTCCAATGAACGCCGTACGGAAGCCTTCCTGCTCACAGCCCGCCTGATGTTCGAGCTGGCCGTGGAACTCAAAGAAAAGCTGGATATCTCCGTGGAATTCGTCAATCTCGGCGGCGGCTTCGGCATTCCCTACCGTCCCGAGGAAGAGCCGCTGAACCTCAAGGAAATCGGCGAAGGCATCCATCAGCTCTACAACGAGATGATGGTGCCCCATGGCCTGGATAAAACCGCCATCATGACGGAAAACGGCCGCGCTATGACGGGCCCTGCCGGCTGGCTGGTATCCACCGCCATCCACGAGAAGCACACCTACAAGGATTATATCGGTCTCGACTCCTGCATGGCCAATCTCATGCGCCCGGCTCTCTATGGTGCCTACCATCACATCACGGTGGCTGGCAAGGAGAATGCCCCCTGCGACCATACCTATGATGTGACCGGCTCTCTCTGCGAGAACAACGACAAGTTCGCCATTGACCGTCAGCTGCCGGAAATCAACATCGGCGATATCGTGATCATCCATGATACCGGGGCGCATGGCAGTGCCATGGGCTTCAACTACAATGGCAAGCTCTGGTGCGCCGAACTGCTACTCAGA
It includes:
- a CDS encoding recombinase family protein, whose protein sequence is MKRAALYIRVSTEEQARHGFSLEEQRHTLEEYATKHGYTVVDTYADEGVTARKGLKNRRELQRLLADVRAGLINCILFIKLDRWFRNIRDYYAVQDILDKYHVDWIATQEDYNTTTSNGRLMLNLKLSIAQNESDQIGERIRFIYAGKLRRHEVVAGHLPIGYKIENHKYVIDEPQAAIVRDVFRQYLFYQSISEVQRHINNTYNERLNRNRIAGILKNERYIGVWWGIENYAPAIIDHMTFDNTQKILAIGRRGATPRVAVVPYLFSGLLFCPSCDNRLYGFKAGGIKGNSVKYYSCRKHFNAAYLCNFKYSIPEPTVEAYLVDNIEPRVEKYRQELEVIQASNNKKQDIDKRIAAARARLNRLKDLYVSGFIDRDTYEKDYQTYNNELLRAQKEKRTLDGQRLSPQLTNILAKGFSTLYNELSLEGKKTFWKSIIHKLKITHCKPIYPNRKKSPVTLELQIIFL
- the hydF gene encoding [FeFe] hydrogenase H-cluster maturation GTPase HydF, producing MSLNDTTRGNRLHIGLFGRRNAGKSSLINALTGQHVATVSEVPGTTTDPVYKAMELHGVGPVMFIDTAGFDDEGLLGRLRVEKTEQAARETDIALLLFSGLDMAEELKWLAFFHRQKTPVILLVSRTDELADGGCALAEAVAKAAGSAPLLLNAADRQGVEKLRQELIRSLPEDFEQPSITGDLCAAGDLVVLVMPQDIQAPKGRLILPQVQTLRELLDKGCQALCCTTDRLADTLAKLTEPPKLIITDSQAFRKVYPLKPSQTLLTSFSVLFAAFKGDIACFLQGAERLLKLQSDSRILIAEACTHKPLQEDIGRVKLPRLLRSQLGADLAIDIVSGKDFPLDVTGYDMVIHCGACMFNRKYVLNRVQQCQEQQVPMTNYGLAIAALLGILDKVSLPNGH
- a CDS encoding conserved phage C-terminal domain-containing protein; its protein translation is MDVKGLFIPAVVLPQRELTPISKMIYGLISFREQGSYGACTESAANMADILGVSTITIKREVAALEKNGYITKVVSSGKGWKLKTSNKMIPVSNCYQYQNDTAPVSESYRTSINPIPHQYQNDTQRKEKETREDTREETKKRRGKKAPSWIPFSSLPDGEVKEALVEYAKVRKGGKSPIKTARQEKLLLNKLQELAPDDNTKQVKIINEAIMRGWLSFYPLKEDNEAVTQRKKGGERSESFKQLLADIEEVKNRPKPWEVQKDGDDKNEKGVPPYLIEEIVVYLNFKADKHYDHTEKETVKLITDLFNSGYTKEDIKKVIEIKAAKWIGTKCEQYLRPQTLFRADKFKEYVKEKKPAYLDYDSNEDQMMEYNRRFNLD
- a CDS encoding helix-turn-helix domain-containing protein, which produces MDLNVKKVKFMMAMEGLTIRALAEKSGVATPTLNLWLNHGTRPRLDKIGGLAKALGVPLTSIVIDED
- a CDS encoding PHP domain-containing protein; amino-acid sequence: MRADYHMHFEKGSYDEDWVEGFFHQAELLGLDEIGISEHSHTFPEFEQLYYDDLILDDSFIGEFQKKWLKTNKFKYTLDEYFAFMAKLKKKHKVKTGIEVCNFQNQDAVRDILKDYKFDYVIGSVHFLNGWAYDSAEIMAQWDKEDLNDVYEEYTQEIEKLAASGLYDVLGHPYNIRLFHYIPEFDATPYLIRAVAALKKANMVVDINTGTFYRYPIAEITPYYKFMGVASREGLPVIITSDAHKPEDCGAYHDEAVNYARSYGYTETIRFTQRQREVVPLE
- a CDS encoding helix-turn-helix domain-containing protein, encoding MSFQNNLRQYREKLGITAKDFAAQLGINYGTYAGYETQGREPKYNVLCKIAAALNVSIDDLIGHTEHDFEYWQGFLMRLGLIIAPLESGKIAILSREPKDENDTGTVLGSFPPGEFLAMMEKIAPTAERKARDTVRNNVEIAIQQAFHEQIMNDEIQRIAKSIKTKN
- a CDS encoding HAD family hydrolase, which translates into the protein MIKLIMSDMDGTLLDENGQLPKGFEDMIRQLRERGVLFAPCSGRQYYSLLETFKGYENEFLFLAENGTMVQYQGKEVFSCVMRRNLGIKALTATKDIPGVYEVFCGKKDAYVLRPKMTEALRAELQKYYTRTQVVDSFEEIDDEMIKAAFFDERGRAGERIYPYLKKYRGPFQVATSSDYWVDMMRFDINKGIAIQQVQKKLHITPMECAAFGDYMNDAEMMSSVYYSFAMENAHPKIKELARFTTASNKEYGVLQGIQKLIDDGLCG
- a CDS encoding diaminopimelate decarboxylase family protein: MSKKYFPLSTERLHEVIKKFPTPFHIYEEKAIRENIRALQAAFAWAPAFHEQFAVKALPNPRIVQILHEEGAGTDCSSLAELLISEAAGLKGEEILLTSNDTPADEFQKAVELGAIINLDDITHLDYLEEHAGLPQVLCFRYNPGDAVEGNDIIGQPTEAKYGLTHDQMLEGYRRAKEKGVKRFGLHTMVASNERRTEAFLLTARLMFELAVELKEKLDISVEFVNLGGGFGIPYRPEEEPLNLKEIGEGIHQLYNEMMVPHGLDKTAIMTENGRAMTGPAGWLVSTAIHEKHTYKDYIGLDSCMANLMRPALYGAYHHITVAGKENAPCDHTYDVTGSLCENNDKFAIDRQLPEINIGDIVIIHDTGAHGSAMGFNYNGKLWCAELLLREDGSIELIRRAQTIDDYFATLKYPGSLL